In a genomic window of Allomeiothermus silvanus DSM 9946:
- a CDS encoding NAD(P)(+) transhydrogenase (Re/Si-specific) subunit beta, producing the protein METIIQAVYFLTAFLFITGLRRMASPATAKSGIVWAGGAMVAATLVTFLSPTSLSTNLVLMIVAIAIGAGVAWVAAKRVQMTDMPQMVAIYNGMGGGAAASIAAVELLRSDFESGGLMALAILGGLIGSVSFTGSLIAFAKLQGLMSSRPIQFPLQRTINLAVLAIALVIGAILLGNDALGLIFLFFLAALAFGVMMTLPIGGGDMPVVISLYNAFTGLAVGFEGFAIGNPALIVAGTVVGAAGTLLTLLMAKAMNRSLWSVLVGGFGVEQTAGAVQGSLKPIDLEDAAVMLGYAQKVIFVPGYGMAVAQAQHKLRELADVLEAKGVEVKYAIHPVAGRMPGHMNVLLAEAGVPYEKLYDLEDINPEFPQADVAVVIGANDVVNPAAHRQGSPLYGMPILEVGQAKNVIVIKRGQGKGFAGVENELFYADNTRMLYGDAQSVLGQLVQSLKKLS; encoded by the coding sequence ATGGAAACGATTATTCAAGCAGTCTACTTCCTGACCGCTTTCCTCTTCATCACGGGCTTGCGGCGGATGGCCTCGCCCGCGACGGCCAAGAGCGGAATCGTGTGGGCAGGTGGGGCGATGGTGGCGGCTACGCTGGTTACCTTCTTGTCCCCGACCAGCCTTTCCACCAACTTGGTATTGATGATCGTAGCCATCGCGATCGGCGCGGGGGTGGCCTGGGTCGCGGCCAAGCGGGTGCAGATGACCGACATGCCACAGATGGTCGCCATCTACAACGGCATGGGCGGCGGCGCGGCGGCTTCTATCGCGGCGGTGGAACTGCTACGCTCGGACTTCGAGAGCGGCGGGCTGATGGCCTTGGCCATCCTGGGCGGCCTGATCGGCTCGGTCTCCTTCACCGGTAGCCTGATCGCCTTCGCCAAGCTGCAAGGGCTAATGTCCAGCCGCCCCATCCAGTTTCCCCTCCAGCGCACAATCAACCTGGCGGTGTTGGCCATCGCTCTGGTGATCGGGGCGATCTTGCTGGGCAACGACGCTTTGGGGCTTATCTTCCTGTTTTTCTTGGCGGCGCTAGCCTTTGGCGTGATGATGACCCTGCCCATCGGCGGGGGGGACATGCCGGTGGTGATCTCGCTGTATAACGCCTTCACCGGGCTGGCGGTGGGCTTTGAGGGGTTCGCCATCGGGAACCCTGCACTGATCGTGGCGGGCACGGTGGTGGGGGCGGCGGGCACGCTGCTTACGCTGCTGATGGCCAAGGCCATGAACCGCTCGCTATGGAGCGTACTAGTGGGTGGATTTGGGGTGGAGCAGACGGCGGGTGCGGTTCAGGGGAGCCTCAAGCCGATTGACCTCGAGGACGCCGCAGTGATGCTGGGTTATGCCCAGAAGGTGATTTTCGTGCCCGGATATGGGATGGCGGTGGCCCAGGCGCAGCACAAACTGCGCGAGCTAGCGGATGTGCTCGAGGCCAAAGGGGTAGAGGTCAAGTATGCCATCCACCCGGTGGCGGGCCGGATGCCGGGCCACATGAACGTGCTGCTGGCGGAGGCGGGTGTGCCTTACGAAAAACTCTACGACCTCGAGGACATCAACCCGGAGTTCCCTCAGGCCGACGTAGCGGTGGTGATCGGGGCCAACGACGTGGTGAACCCGGCAGCCCACCGCCAGGGGAGCCCGCTTTACGGGATGCCGATTTTGGAGGTAGGTCAAGCCAAGAACGTCATCGTGATCAAACGCGGGCAGGGGAAGGGCTTTGCTGGGGTGGAGAACGAACTGTTTTATGCCGATAACACCCGCATGCTCTACGGAGACGCCCAGAGCGTGCTGGGACAGCTGGTGCAGTCGCTGAAAAAGCTGTCCTAG
- the mgsA gene encoding methylglyoxal synthase: MSKALALIAHDGKKTDLVVFAKDHRELLSKYPLIATGTTGRLLHQKAGLEVMCLLSGPLGGDQQIGSMVAEEKVIAVIFLRDPLAAQPHEPDVQALMRVCDVHNVPLATNLAAAEAILAWLEARSPQG, from the coding sequence ATGAGCAAGGCTCTGGCCCTCATCGCGCACGATGGCAAGAAAACTGACCTGGTGGTCTTTGCCAAAGATCACCGTGAGCTATTGTCCAAATACCCCCTCATCGCTACCGGCACTACCGGGCGGCTCCTGCACCAGAAAGCGGGGCTCGAGGTTATGTGCCTTCTCTCCGGACCGCTGGGGGGTGATCAGCAGATCGGCTCGATGGTGGCTGAAGAGAAGGTGATCGCGGTGATTTTTCTGCGCGACCCCCTGGCCGCCCAGCCCCACGAGCCCGACGTACAAGCGCTGATGCGCGTTTGCGATGTGCATAATGTCCCCCTCGCCACCAACCTGGCAGCGGCAGAGGCCATACTGGCTTGGCTCGAGGCGCGTTCTCCCCAGGGCTAA
- a CDS encoding integrase core domain-containing protein translates to MQFTTVGREIWRGARQAQRLAEANASDPEVQERLRKLRLVKALRESKKSWKEIQDLVGISRATYHRWQKALKEKGLAGLKPRSRRPKHLRTKVHWTPGLLIRIETLRKENPTWGRWSIWLTLRKEGFQMSERTVGRILAYLEKHRRIESVAGYLARTQRGKLKRRVNRPYAKRKPRGYEARAPGDLVQVDTLTLTLGPGSMVKHFSAIDLHSRFVLAEVHSRATAKLSEGFLSLLLARAPFPIRAIQVDGGSEFMAEFEEACCALGIALFVLPPRSPKLNGHVERMQRTFKEEFYTRPLPTPLSELQAELDTYLDYYNRRRPHMALGGLAPLEFLAKMQEESVPQRVSNVLTDYISLL, encoded by the coding sequence GTGCAGTTTACCACCGTTGGCCGAGAGATATGGAGAGGCGCTAGACAAGCACAGAGGCTGGCCGAGGCCAACGCAAGCGACCCAGAGGTCCAGGAACGTCTGCGCAAGCTCCGACTGGTCAAAGCCCTGCGTGAAAGTAAAAAGAGCTGGAAGGAGATCCAGGACCTGGTCGGGATCAGCCGGGCCACCTACCACCGCTGGCAAAAAGCCCTAAAAGAAAAGGGCCTGGCTGGACTCAAACCCCGCTCCCGCCGCCCTAAGCACCTGCGCACAAAGGTCCACTGGACCCCAGGGCTGCTCATTAGAATAGAAACTCTCCGCAAGGAAAACCCCACCTGGGGACGCTGGTCCATCTGGCTTACCCTCCGCAAGGAGGGTTTCCAGATGAGCGAACGCACGGTGGGGCGCATCCTGGCCTACCTGGAGAAGCACCGACGTATCGAGAGCGTGGCCGGCTACCTGGCCCGGACTCAAAGAGGGAAGCTAAAGCGAAGGGTAAACCGGCCCTACGCCAAAAGGAAGCCCCGAGGATACGAGGCCAGGGCTCCTGGGGACCTGGTCCAGGTGGACACCCTCACCCTGACCTTAGGACCGGGAAGCATGGTCAAGCACTTCTCGGCGATTGACCTCCATAGCCGGTTTGTCCTGGCGGAGGTGCACAGCCGGGCCACGGCTAAGCTTTCTGAGGGGTTCTTGTCCTTGCTTCTGGCCAGGGCCCCTTTTCCCATCCGGGCCATCCAGGTGGATGGGGGCAGCGAGTTCATGGCCGAGTTTGAGGAGGCCTGCTGTGCTCTGGGGATTGCCTTGTTTGTGCTACCGCCGAGGAGTCCTAAACTCAATGGTCACGTGGAGCGGATGCAGCGGACCTTCAAGGAGGAGTTCTACACCCGGCCTTTGCCCACCCCGCTCAGCGAGCTGCAGGCAGAGCTGGATACCTACCTGGACTACTACAACCGCCGAAGGCCTCACATGGCCCTGGGGGGTCTTGCTCCGCTGGAGTTTTTGGCTAAGATGCAAGAGGAGTCGGTTCCTCAAAGAGTCTCAAATGTGTTGACCGATTACATCTCTTTGCTGTGA
- a CDS encoding carboxypeptidase M32, which produces MFVRVQETAYLGSFGALAGWDQATYIPRKGHAHRAMMQATLARLLHQRSTDPRIGEMLARVEGSDLVHDPTSVEAVNVREWRRSYDLQTKIPERLAVELAQATSLGQATWEEARPKNDWASFKPILQKIFDLTREAADAIGYQQERYDALLDQYEPGATTRQLEPIFRRVREATVDLLQRIEGTSRKPDPAILRRYYPRAAQEALGKEVIARIGFDLEAGRLDVTAHPFMQGIGPGDVRLTTRYDEHFFNPAFFGTIHEMGHGVYGQGLPSEHYGTPMGTEVSLGIHESQSRTWENLVGRSLGFWRYFFPRAQEHFEALREVRLEDFHFAVNAVKPSLIRIEADEVTYNLHIMIRFELELAILRGDLSLEDAPEAWNAKYREYLGIESAEIKDGLMQDVHWSAGLIGYFPTYSLGNLYGAQFFQQAEKELGNLEEQFARGEFAPLLEWQRRNIHQQGSRYWPRDLVRQVTGEDLNPEHLIRYLNAKFGALYGV; this is translated from the coding sequence GTGTTTGTCCGGGTTCAAGAGACCGCCTACTTGGGATCGTTTGGGGCCTTGGCCGGGTGGGATCAGGCCACCTACATCCCGCGCAAAGGTCATGCCCACCGGGCCATGATGCAGGCCACCCTCGCCCGGCTGCTGCACCAAAGAAGTACCGATCCGCGCATCGGGGAGATGCTGGCGCGGGTCGAGGGCAGCGATCTAGTGCACGACCCTACCTCGGTGGAGGCGGTCAACGTGCGGGAGTGGCGGCGCAGCTACGACCTGCAAACCAAAATCCCTGAGCGGCTGGCGGTGGAACTGGCTCAGGCCACCAGCCTGGGCCAGGCCACCTGGGAGGAGGCCCGACCCAAGAACGACTGGGCTTCCTTCAAGCCAATCCTGCAAAAGATCTTCGACCTCACCCGCGAGGCCGCCGACGCCATCGGCTACCAGCAAGAGCGGTATGATGCCCTGCTCGACCAGTACGAGCCGGGAGCCACCACCCGCCAGCTCGAGCCGATCTTCAGACGGGTCCGCGAGGCCACCGTGGACCTGCTACAGCGGATCGAAGGGACTTCCCGCAAGCCCGACCCTGCGATCCTGCGGCGCTACTACCCTCGAGCGGCCCAAGAGGCCTTGGGCAAGGAAGTTATCGCACGAATCGGCTTCGACCTTGAAGCAGGCCGCCTGGACGTGACCGCTCACCCTTTCATGCAGGGCATTGGCCCCGGTGATGTGCGGCTTACCACCCGTTACGATGAGCACTTTTTCAACCCGGCCTTTTTTGGCACCATCCACGAGATGGGCCACGGGGTATATGGGCAGGGGCTCCCCAGCGAACACTACGGCACCCCCATGGGCACCGAGGTCAGCCTGGGCATCCATGAATCGCAAAGCCGCACCTGGGAAAACCTGGTGGGCCGCTCTTTAGGCTTCTGGCGCTATTTTTTCCCCAGGGCCCAAGAGCACTTCGAGGCCCTACGGGAGGTGCGCCTGGAGGACTTCCACTTCGCGGTCAATGCGGTGAAGCCCAGCCTGATCCGCATTGAGGCTGACGAGGTAACCTACAACCTGCACATCATGATCCGCTTCGAACTCGAGCTGGCCATCCTGCGCGGAGACCTCTCCCTGGAGGATGCTCCCGAGGCCTGGAACGCCAAGTACCGGGAGTACTTGGGCATTGAGTCTGCGGAGATCAAGGACGGGCTGATGCAGGATGTGCACTGGAGCGCCGGGCTGATCGGCTACTTCCCCACCTACTCCTTGGGCAACCTGTACGGGGCGCAGTTTTTCCAGCAGGCCGAGAAAGAGCTGGGGAACCTCGAGGAGCAGTTTGCTCGCGGGGAGTTTGCCCCCCTGCTGGAGTGGCAGCGGAGAAACATCCACCAACAGGGCAGCCGCTACTGGCCGCGTGATCTCGTGCGGCAGGTGACCGGCGAAGACCTCAACCCCGAGCACCTGATCCGTTACCTGAACGCCAAGTTCGGGGCGCTGTACGGGGTGTGA
- a CDS encoding S41 family peptidase — MPLRALALAAFLTSAFASPASELFREASFYLEFYYYGPAQTPPQEVTARYHEQLEQACAPQGEACGFEVARPLIAQMLRDLGDGHTYYLAPEDFRSALERAGGTVAARPLVGLQLGPAVPGAVLIQDIVTGSPAEAAGLRPGDRIVGVNGTPPSSAEVLRQQLASDAPVRLQIARGDIARPEQLEVSLRRRAVVPLELPYAYNLPTLPGMVVIRIPQFATYGQVGPRVHALVRQAQEQHAKAILLDVRNNGGGEETECVSAAAAFIGDYEISMQSRLGRSPLGFREGATLGNDPRDPRGYSIPAATLWRGPVAVLVNRRSASCAEVFAYLLQRAGRAPVVGERTAGVTNTATDFFPLLDHSAVAITYVRTLNSDGSPLPDFVQPDVPVSDDPAAWLRTGRDPVIERALEVLRLRH, encoded by the coding sequence ATGCCCTTGCGTGCCTTAGCCCTGGCGGCTTTCCTGACTTCGGCCTTTGCTAGCCCGGCCAGCGAACTCTTTCGCGAGGCCAGCTTCTACCTCGAGTTCTACTACTACGGCCCCGCGCAGACTCCTCCGCAGGAGGTGACGGCCCGTTACCATGAGCAGCTCGAGCAGGCTTGCGCTCCCCAGGGGGAAGCGTGTGGCTTCGAGGTGGCCCGTCCGCTCATTGCGCAGATGCTCCGGGACCTGGGGGATGGGCACACCTACTACCTGGCGCCGGAGGATTTCCGCAGCGCGCTCGAGCGCGCGGGCGGCACGGTGGCGGCCCGCCCGCTGGTGGGGCTGCAGTTGGGCCCAGCTGTGCCGGGGGCGGTGCTGATCCAGGACATCGTAACGGGAAGCCCGGCGGAAGCGGCGGGGTTACGGCCCGGCGACCGCATTGTGGGGGTAAACGGTACACCGCCCTCGAGCGCGGAAGTCTTGCGCCAACAACTGGCCAGCGACGCCCCGGTGCGCTTGCAGATCGCTCGGGGGGACATAGCCCGCCCGGAGCAGCTCGAGGTAAGCCTAAGGCGCCGGGCGGTGGTTCCGCTCGAGCTTCCCTATGCCTATAACTTGCCCACCCTCCCCGGTATGGTAGTGATCCGTATCCCCCAGTTCGCCACCTACGGCCAGGTAGGTCCGCGGGTCCATGCCCTGGTGCGTCAGGCGCAAGAGCAGCATGCCAAAGCCATCCTGCTCGATGTGCGCAACAACGGGGGAGGCGAGGAGACGGAGTGCGTTTCGGCGGCGGCGGCCTTTATCGGCGACTACGAGATATCCATGCAGAGCCGACTGGGTCGCTCCCCGTTGGGGTTTCGCGAGGGGGCCACCCTAGGCAACGACCCTCGTGACCCGCGCGGCTACTCTATCCCTGCCGCCACCCTCTGGCGTGGCCCAGTGGCCGTGCTGGTCAATCGGCGCAGCGCTTCTTGTGCGGAGGTCTTTGCCTACTTGTTGCAGCGTGCCGGGCGGGCCCCGGTGGTGGGGGAGCGCACCGCTGGGGTGACCAATACCGCCACCGACTTTTTCCCGCTCTTGGACCACTCGGCGGTGGCCATCACCTACGTACGCACCCTCAACAGCGACGGCTCCCCCCTGCCGGATTTTGTCCAGCCCGATGTGCCCGTTAGCGATGATCCCGCCGCTTGGCTGCGCACCGGGCGTGACCCGGTGATCGAGCGGGCCCTGGAGGTGTTGAGGTTGCGCCACTAG
- a CDS encoding nucleotide pyrophosphohydrolase yields MTTMTLKEAQARVDAWISQFEEGYFPHLLNLARLTEEVGEVARVIAHQSGKKPKPGEDAGDLGLELADVLFVLICMANRDRIDLEEKFEQVLEKYRIRDSERWTKKSS; encoded by the coding sequence ATGACAACCATGACCCTGAAAGAAGCCCAAGCTCGGGTGGATGCCTGGATATCTCAGTTCGAGGAAGGCTACTTCCCCCATCTGCTCAACCTGGCCCGGCTCACCGAGGAAGTGGGAGAAGTGGCCCGGGTCATCGCGCACCAAAGCGGGAAGAAACCCAAACCCGGTGAGGACGCAGGGGATTTGGGCCTCGAGCTGGCCGATGTTCTCTTCGTGCTGATCTGCATGGCTAACCGCGACCGGATAGACCTCGAGGAGAAGTTCGAGCAGGTACTGGAGAAGTACCGAATCCGCGACAGCGAGCGCTGGACCAAGAAAAGTTCCTAG
- a CDS encoding NHL repeat-containing protein — translation MVVLFSASALLSACTAPLPAPDFDFSLSPAAVTLQQGSSQNIQVSVTRKGSFSAPLTLRVEGLPSGISHSEAALPSGASQTNLTLSASESAVLTAGVDLTVWVSGGGKERSRSLRLSVVPKPDLLLELKGSEISLYKGGSNTMAVQISRVGGFDDPVSVSVVGLPAGVSADPLTIPSGSSLGALTLRAQAGAATLSGQPIEVEARGGGLVRTANLNLTVLDAPSFMLELTPSTVVVAPGEGGSLQVSLRRTPGFGSPVSLELLNAPPGVTGSFDPDTVSGDQSILRLSVAGAVPPGAYTLSVRGSGGGQEAIQNLVLIVFGFSLTLSPATLTLQQGEQGSSAVTLMQKGGFGGAATLSISGEIVGSGPDKVAAVFSPNPLPSGTSILTLSVGSAVPAGVYILNLTGVSGSLSDSKILQLTVTQPSLSLDPESATVLGKDPPEPAQISLRATLSGGSGQLRWELAGPGSLSSTTGSSVTYTPPVCFSSAATALVTVSVEGTSARKTATIALNPATRNDLTVNFTGLPTGLSGSVRVQGPGDFDRTLTASQTLRDVPGGTYTFTPKGAVQQGSVADWYYQANPATITLSPCRPATVNLPYQQRPGTGRLWVVDNSTKQLRGYLQGSGTPVELNLNLSGPELMALDPQGNLWIADYLGNQVVMYAAQDLAAGGSPAARLKITGSGIDGPSNVAFDAQGNLWVTDCGSGVRPNAVVKYQASKLTGNYSGEPDLAITTWSGHLNCPSSLTFDATGNLWVASFLSDEILKYTPSQYAASYSGRPALIVHGASTQILRPTNLAFDSLGNLWVSSIQSGMLLRFDKNTLPPDCDPLPACTGGTGTYEAAPSKVVTGLNQPWGLAFDNQGDLWVTEGTPWLGPQALGVSPQSPRALRLQSLVGVRSQSADKRVLKFAAADIEAGGTPTPVAELGGFTAPAGLVLNLPPAGLPFYSRPAP, via the coding sequence ATGGTGGTGCTGTTTAGCGCTTCCGCCCTGCTCAGTGCATGTACAGCCCCGCTACCCGCCCCCGATTTTGACTTCTCCCTCAGCCCCGCGGCGGTTACCTTACAGCAGGGCTCGAGCCAGAACATCCAAGTGAGCGTTACCCGCAAAGGTAGTTTTAGTGCTCCGCTCACACTGAGGGTGGAGGGTTTACCTAGTGGGATCAGCCATAGCGAGGCGGCTTTGCCGAGCGGAGCTAGCCAGACGAACCTGACTTTGTCCGCCAGCGAATCGGCGGTCTTAACGGCAGGGGTTGACCTCACGGTTTGGGTCAGCGGGGGAGGTAAAGAGCGCAGCCGAAGCCTGCGCCTGAGCGTGGTGCCCAAACCTGATCTGCTGCTCGAGCTGAAGGGAAGCGAGATCTCGCTCTATAAAGGCGGGAGCAATACCATGGCCGTGCAGATCTCACGGGTAGGCGGGTTTGATGACCCAGTGAGCGTCAGTGTGGTCGGGCTGCCCGCGGGGGTCAGTGCCGATCCCCTGACGATCCCTTCCGGCAGCAGTTTAGGAGCCCTTACCCTGCGGGCTCAAGCCGGTGCCGCAACCCTTAGCGGTCAGCCGATCGAGGTGGAGGCCAGGGGAGGCGGGTTGGTTCGCACGGCTAACCTCAACCTGACTGTGCTCGACGCCCCCAGCTTCATGCTCGAGCTAACCCCCAGCACCGTGGTCGTCGCGCCCGGCGAGGGAGGTTCGCTCCAGGTGAGCCTCCGCCGCACCCCAGGGTTTGGCAGTCCGGTGAGCTTGGAATTGTTGAACGCCCCCCCCGGAGTGACAGGCAGCTTCGATCCCGATACCGTCAGTGGGGACCAGAGCATCCTCCGCCTCAGCGTGGCCGGGGCAGTTCCGCCGGGCGCCTACACCCTCAGCGTGCGTGGCAGCGGGGGAGGCCAGGAGGCTATACAGAATCTGGTACTGATAGTTTTCGGGTTCAGCCTGACCTTGAGTCCAGCCACCCTGACTTTGCAACAGGGTGAACAGGGTTCCTCAGCGGTGACGTTGATGCAAAAAGGCGGCTTTGGTGGCGCAGCGACCCTCAGCATCTCGGGTGAGATCGTGGGTAGCGGACCGGACAAGGTAGCGGCGGTTTTCAGCCCGAACCCCCTTCCCAGTGGCACCAGCATTCTTACCCTGAGCGTCGGGTCAGCTGTACCGGCGGGGGTCTATATCCTGAACCTTACTGGGGTCAGCGGGAGTTTGAGCGACAGCAAGATCCTGCAACTCACCGTAACCCAGCCGAGCCTGAGCCTCGACCCCGAGAGCGCTACCGTGCTGGGTAAAGACCCCCCTGAACCTGCCCAGATCTCCTTGAGGGCCACCCTGAGCGGGGGGAGCGGGCAACTTCGTTGGGAACTGGCTGGCCCCGGCTCACTCTCGAGCACCACCGGCTCGAGCGTGACCTATACTCCCCCAGTCTGTTTCTCCAGCGCAGCCACCGCTTTAGTGACTGTGAGCGTGGAGGGCACCAGCGCCCGTAAGACAGCGACCATCGCGCTCAACCCAGCCACCCGCAACGACCTGACCGTGAACTTTACCGGTCTGCCCACTGGCCTGAGCGGATCGGTACGGGTTCAAGGGCCGGGGGACTTTGACCGCACCCTCACCGCCAGCCAGACCCTAAGGGACGTTCCAGGGGGCACCTACACCTTCACCCCCAAGGGTGCAGTCCAGCAAGGATCTGTGGCCGATTGGTACTACCAGGCTAACCCCGCAACCATTACCCTCTCGCCCTGTCGCCCGGCGACGGTAAACCTACCCTATCAACAGCGACCGGGAACGGGCCGACTCTGGGTGGTGGATAACTCCACGAAGCAGCTCCGGGGTTACCTCCAAGGCAGCGGCACCCCGGTGGAACTAAACCTGAACCTCTCCGGCCCTGAACTGATGGCTCTCGACCCTCAAGGCAACCTCTGGATCGCTGACTACTTGGGCAACCAGGTAGTAATGTACGCTGCGCAGGATTTGGCCGCAGGGGGAAGTCCGGCAGCCCGGCTCAAGATCACAGGTAGCGGGATAGACGGTCCTAGCAATGTGGCTTTCGATGCCCAAGGCAACCTCTGGGTAACAGACTGCGGATCGGGGGTCAGGCCCAATGCGGTGGTCAAATACCAAGCGAGCAAGTTGACCGGGAATTATAGTGGAGAACCTGACCTGGCAATCACCACCTGGAGCGGCCATCTCAACTGCCCCTCGTCGCTGACTTTTGACGCGACAGGAAACCTGTGGGTAGCCTCGTTCCTCTCCGACGAGATCCTCAAGTACACCCCGTCCCAGTACGCTGCTTCGTATTCGGGTCGCCCAGCCCTCATCGTGCATGGGGCTTCGACCCAGATCCTGCGCCCGACCAATCTCGCTTTTGACTCGCTGGGTAATCTCTGGGTCTCGAGCATCCAGAGCGGAATGCTGCTCCGCTTCGATAAGAACACCTTGCCCCCAGACTGCGACCCCTTGCCCGCTTGCACTGGGGGGACAGGGACTTACGAAGCCGCGCCGAGCAAAGTGGTGACGGGTCTCAATCAGCCCTGGGGGTTGGCCTTCGACAACCAGGGTGATCTCTGGGTGACCGAAGGAACCCCCTGGTTAGGCCCTCAGGCTCTGGGGGTGAGCCCACAAAGCCCTCGAGCCCTGCGGCTTCAGAGTTTGGTAGGTGTCCGGTCACAAAGCGCGGATAAGCGGGTTTTGAAGTTTGCTGCAGCGGACATTGAAGCCGGGGGAACTCCAACCCCAGTCGCGGAACTCGGCGGTTTCACCGCCCCGGCTGGGCTGGTCCTCAACCTTCCTCCGGCAGGACTCCCGTTCTACAGCCGTCCGGCTCCATAA